In Cydia splendana chromosome 25, ilCydSple1.2, whole genome shotgun sequence, a single genomic region encodes these proteins:
- the LOC134802999 gene encoding zinc finger protein 37-like, translated as MEKVYVKSELIWETEATESSDALKTETIADNTAIEQDKNTWENIYDTVVKTDPDDHKIGNNASTDNINDTVVFKTGADIDNTALKLESDVSSDSVNINDTDVRKTETDCYNNTELETRADADNTANNASSENNNDTVSLKTEPNHGNAKPKLENFPSPINITVTVLKAEPDVDSVENKATSDNINKTVALKTEADLHNDITRKVNLSFVDDTGPKSLHVEKPKRKYKPKPKKEHVCEICNKKLKHNFLLRNHKRIHTGEKPFTCETCNKSFTRKTILKHHQRTHTGEKPFNCDICNKPFAYKTHLVEHKRIHTGENPYSCNVCNKRFKRKTHLSLHELNHMDKPYTCKTCNKKFTQEVLLARHERAHTGEKPFSCETCKKQFSEKHNLTMHTRVHTGEKPYFCNTCNKRFSQKYNLSTHELIHVRDMPFSCDVCKKRFRLKSNWKKHTREH; from the exons ATGGAGAAGGTATATGTAAAATCCGAACTAATATGGGAGACTGAAGCTACAGAATCATCAG ATGCCCTGAAAACTGAGACAATTGCAGATAACACAGCGATTGAGCAGGACAAGAACACTTGGGAAAATATTTATGACACAGTAGTGAAAACTGACCCAGATGATCACAAAATAGGAAACAACGCTTCAACCGATAATATTAACGATACAGTTGTGTTCAAAACTGGAGCAGATATTGATAATACAGCACTTAAACTGGAGAGCGACGTATCATCCgatagtgtaaatataaatgatacAGATGTAAGAAAAACTGAGACTGATTGTTACAATAATACAGAGCTGGAAACTAGGGCAGATGCTGACAATACAGCAAACAACGCATCATCGGAGAATAATAATGACACAGTTTCGCTAAAAACTGAGCCGAATCATGGCAATGCAAAGCCAAAGCTTGAGAACTTCCCGTCACCCATCAATATTACTGTCACAGTGTTGAAAGCAGAGCCAGATGTTGATAGTGTAGAAAATAAAGCAACATctgataatattaataaaacagttGCCTTAAAAACTGAGGCTGACTTACATAATGATATAACTCGTAAGGTTAACTTATCATTTGTCGATGATACTGGTCCTAAAAGTCTTCACGTCGAAAAGCCCAAAAGAAAATACAAACCTAAACCTAAAAAGGAACACGTTTGCGAAATATGTAACAAAAAATTGAAACATAATTTCTTACTAAGAAACCACAAACGGATTCACACTGGTGAAAAGCCGTTCACCTGCGAAACATGCAATAAGTCATTCACACGAAAAACCATCTTGAAACATCATCAGCGAACACACACTGGGGAGAAGCCGTTTAATTGCGATATTTGTAATAAACCCTTCGCTTATAAAACTCATTTAGTCGAGCATAAAAGAATTCACACTGGGGAAAATCCGTACTCGTGCAACGTATGCAACAAGCGGTTTAAGCGCAAAACACATCTATCGCTCCACGAACTAAATCATATGGATAAACCATATACCTGTAAAACATGTAACAAAAAATTTACACAGGAAGTACTCTTGGCGAGACATGAAAGGGCCCACACTGGTGAGAAGCCGTTTTCTTGTGAGACATGTAAGAAACAGTTTTCggaaaaacataatttaacgaTGCATACTCGTGTTCACACAGGTGAGAAACCATACTTTTGTAATACATGTAACAAAAGGTTCTCTCAGAAATACAACTTATCTACACATGAGCTAATACACGTAAGAGACATGCCGTTTTCTTGTGATGTGTGCAAAAAGCGATTTAGGCTTAAATCTAACTGGAAAAAACATACGCGTGAACACTGA